One part of the Coffea eugenioides isolate CCC68of chromosome 10, Ceug_1.0, whole genome shotgun sequence genome encodes these proteins:
- the LOC113749822 gene encoding uncharacterized protein LOC113749822, with amino-acid sequence MAISFGKGLLVLLLTLGATLAISQAETVVVGGSEGWRYGYNYTEWAFNHGAFFRGDILVFKYPPPSDTVKPHSVYLLPNLYSFLTCDFSHATLLAGPNQGGGDGFSYVLTKISPNYFASGEGNGDDCNKGLMKFDAIPLYRPPTSP; translated from the exons ATGGCCATCAGCTTTGGTAAAGGATTGCTTGTCCTCCTCCTAACCTTAGGAGCCACCTTGGCAATTAGCCAAGCTGAAACAGTTGTTGTTGGAGGATCCGAGGGATGGCGTTATGGCTACAATTACACTGAGTGGGCCTTCAACCACGGTGCCTTTTTCCGCGGTGACATACTAG TGTTCAAGTATCCTCCTCCTAGCGACACCGTGAAGCCTCACAGCGTGTACCTGCTACCAAACCTATACAGCTTCCTAACATGCGATTTTAGCCACGCAACTCTATTGGCAGGACCTAATCAAGGAGGTGGAGATGGATTCTCGTACGTGCTAACTAAGATCAGCCCTAACTACTTTGCTAGCGGAGAGGGAAATGGCGATGACTGCAACAAAGGATTGATGAAATTCGATGCCATTCCTCTGTATCGTCCTCCTACATCCCCTTGA